DNA from Amycolatopsis sp. DSM 110486:
GGAGATGGCCCCCGCAGCCGCCAGCACGATGATCTTCGTGAGTCGTGCTCTCTGCACTCTTCCTCCAAATGCCAACCAACCGTTCGAAGCGAACGGCTCGTCCCTATGTGGGAACTGACTGGCCGCTGAAAGTAGCCGCCCCGTGAGGTGTTGCACAGAGTTACCCACGGTCTTGTATCCACATCGTGACGGTCGTCACCGGCAGTAATGGACGTTATCCACCCGATTGTCGCAATATGACAACCGGGTGATGACACTGAGTACTCGGATGGCACCTCGATCGGAGCACTTGACGTGCGGCCAGATCGATGTTGGCAGTCTAGGGACTCCACTCGGCTGATGAAGGGGCGGCAAGCCATGATCAGACTCGAAGGTAGCAAACTTGCCCTCTTGCACCGCGCAGAGCGACGGAAGACCACACCAAAACGGGCGCGACCCCCTGGTCACGCCCGTTTTGCCACTCGGATGGGTGAGGCCTAGCCGATGCTCTCCACCACGGCCTCGGCGACCGCCTTCATCGTCGTGCGGCGGTCCATCGCGGTGCGCTGTATCCACCGGAACGCGTCCGGCTCCGTGAGGCCTTGACGGCTCATCAGCAGGCCCTTCGCGCGGTCGATGACCTTGCGGGTCTCGAGCCGGTCGGTGAGGCCCGCGACTTCCGCCTCCAGCGCCTGCAGCTCGGAGAAGCGGCTCACGGCCAGCTCGATGGCCGGCACGAGGTCACGCTTCGCGAACGGCTTGACCAGGTACGCCATCGTGCCCGCGTCGCGGGCCCGCTCGACGAGGTCGCGCTGGCTGAACGCGGTGAGGATGACGACCGGCGCGATGCGGTCGCTCGTGATCTTGGCGGCCGCCTCGATGCCGTCGAGTTTCGGCATCTTGACGTCGAGGATGACGAGGTCGGGCTTGAGGTCGGTGGCCAGGTTGATGGCTTCTTCACCATCGCCTGCCTCGCCGACCACCTCGTAGCCCTCCTCACGCAGCATCTCGACCAGGTCGAGCCTGATGAGCGCCTCGTCCTCGGCGACGAGCACCCGACGCTGCGGCACGGTGGCGGCACCGTTGGCCTCGGTAGCCTGTTCGGTCACCGGGGTCCTCCTGAAGGCTCGGCGGGACGGTTGACTCGCGGTGACCCGCGAAAGGTCAGCCTACC
Protein-coding regions in this window:
- a CDS encoding ANTAR domain-containing response regulator, producing the protein MTEQATEANGAATVPQRRVLVAEDEALIRLDLVEMLREEGYEVVGEAGDGEEAINLATDLKPDLVILDVKMPKLDGIEAAAKITSDRIAPVVILTAFSQRDLVERARDAGTMAYLVKPFAKRDLVPAIELAVSRFSELQALEAEVAGLTDRLETRKVIDRAKGLLMSRQGLTEPDAFRWIQRTAMDRRTTMKAVAEAVVESIG